Proteins from a genomic interval of Cupriavidus sp. WKF15:
- a CDS encoding MipA/OmpV family protein translates to MRVSAYLLALGALASTQAQAQTPAPLAEWQFSVGVPLEKLFEETIPEWEVRLGAAAMLRPHYDGSSKYIVIGGPSVDIRYRDIAFASIGEGLGVNVLRGKNYRAGIALTYNLGRRAEENSPLLDGMKNINPAPEAKLFAEYAVSKEFPLVMRVDARRSLGGSDGWIGDIGAYMPLPGSSEKFYWFAGPTLTLADSRYMNAWYGVSASQARPGRPQFSPGGGVRSYGFGLSAVWFFDKHWFATTDVSVLQLVGDAKRSPLTQTATGGAFDLSINYQF, encoded by the coding sequence ATGCGCGTGTCAGCGTACCTGCTGGCGCTGGGCGCTCTGGCGTCGACGCAAGCGCAAGCGCAGACGCCGGCCCCGCTGGCCGAATGGCAGTTCTCCGTCGGCGTGCCGCTCGAAAAGCTGTTCGAAGAGACCATTCCGGAATGGGAAGTCCGCCTTGGCGCGGCGGCAATGCTGCGCCCGCACTATGACGGCTCGTCGAAATACATCGTGATCGGCGGACCCAGCGTCGATATCCGCTACCGCGACATCGCGTTCGCCTCGATTGGCGAAGGCCTCGGTGTCAATGTCCTGCGCGGCAAGAACTACCGGGCAGGTATTGCGCTGACCTACAACCTGGGCCGGCGCGCCGAGGAAAATTCCCCGCTGCTGGACGGCATGAAGAACATCAACCCGGCGCCGGAAGCCAAGCTCTTTGCAGAATACGCCGTGTCCAAGGAATTCCCGCTGGTGATGCGCGTCGACGCGCGCCGCAGCCTGGGTGGCTCGGATGGCTGGATCGGCGACATCGGCGCCTACATGCCGTTGCCGGGCAGCTCCGAGAAGTTCTACTGGTTCGCGGGCCCCACGCTGACCCTGGCGGACTCGCGCTACATGAACGCCTGGTACGGCGTGAGCGCATCGCAGGCACGGCCCGGACGGCCGCAGTTCAGCCCGGGCGGCGGCGTACGCTCCTACGGCTTCGGCCTCAGCGCGGTCTGGTTCTTCGACAAGCACTGGTTCGCCACGACCGATGTCTCGGTGCTGCAGCTCGTGGGCGATGCCAAGCGCAGCCCCCTCACGCAGACTGCGACGGGCGGGGCCTTCGATCTGTCGATCAATTACCAGTTCTGA
- a CDS encoding SDR family oxidoreductase — protein MKIDLSGKTALVTGSTAGIGFATARGLAQAGARIILNGRKADALAKAADTLRAEVTGADVVTFAGDLATPQGVQALLAQVPAVDVLVNNLGIFNPQDFFETPDSEWTRFFETNVMSGVRLSRAYAPGMVQRKWGRIVFISSESGLNIPVEMIHYGFSKTAQLAVSRGLAKRLAGTGVTVNAVLPGPTLSEGVEEMLADEVKRTGKPVEEVAADFVKAHRSSSIIQRAATVDEVANMIVYVCSPQASATTGAALRVDGGVVDTIA, from the coding sequence ATGAAGATCGATCTGTCGGGCAAGACTGCCCTGGTCACGGGTTCCACCGCGGGTATTGGCTTTGCCACGGCGAGGGGCCTGGCGCAGGCCGGCGCGCGCATCATCCTGAACGGGCGAAAGGCCGATGCGCTGGCGAAGGCGGCGGACACGCTGCGCGCCGAAGTGACCGGCGCGGACGTGGTCACGTTCGCCGGCGACCTGGCCACGCCGCAAGGCGTGCAAGCGCTGCTGGCGCAAGTGCCGGCCGTCGACGTGCTGGTCAACAACCTGGGCATCTTCAACCCTCAGGATTTCTTCGAGACGCCGGACAGCGAATGGACGCGCTTCTTCGAAACCAACGTGATGTCGGGCGTGCGGCTGTCGCGTGCCTACGCACCCGGCATGGTGCAGCGCAAGTGGGGACGGATCGTGTTCATCTCGTCCGAATCCGGGCTGAACATCCCCGTGGAGATGATCCACTACGGTTTCTCCAAGACCGCACAGCTCGCGGTATCGCGCGGGCTGGCCAAGCGGCTGGCCGGTACCGGCGTGACGGTGAATGCGGTGCTGCCCGGACCAACCCTGTCGGAAGGCGTGGAGGAAATGCTGGCTGATGAAGTCAAGCGCACCGGTAAACCCGTGGAGGAAGTCGCGGCGGATTTCGTCAAAGCGCATCGCAGTTCATCTATCATTCAGCGCGCGGCGACCGTCGATGAAGTGGCCAACATGATCGTGTACGTGTGCTCGCCGCAGGCGTCCGCGACGACCGGTGCCGCGCTGCGCGTGGATGGCGGCGTAGTCGATACCATTGCATGA
- a CDS encoding IclR family transcriptional regulator yields MAESETGDKAGQASVKTALRVIEIMEIYAREGRSLTLTELAKLLGAPMSSCLGLIRTLASLGYLYETGRRQGYYPTSRLLNIAQRISRNDPLLERVQPVLEALRDATGETVIFGKLQDDGRVLYLEVRESQNPVRYIATPGELRDVHVNSIGRAILGAMPEEARDAALAKVSFRPRTERTVASRAALEQGIAQWQQQGWYPNFGESFPDLGAIAVPVDIGGVVYGMSVAGPIHRVESSVGPIVDALRSGQASLRG; encoded by the coding sequence ATGGCGGAATCCGAGACGGGCGACAAGGCAGGGCAGGCCAGCGTGAAGACGGCACTGCGCGTGATCGAGATCATGGAGATCTACGCGCGCGAAGGCCGCTCGCTCACGCTGACGGAACTGGCAAAGCTGCTCGGCGCGCCGATGTCGAGTTGCCTCGGCCTGATCCGCACGCTGGCGTCGCTCGGCTATCTCTACGAGACCGGGCGGCGGCAGGGTTATTACCCGACCAGCCGGCTGCTCAATATCGCCCAGCGCATCTCGCGCAATGACCCGTTGCTGGAGCGCGTGCAGCCCGTGCTCGAAGCGCTGCGCGATGCCACCGGCGAAACCGTCATCTTCGGCAAGCTGCAGGATGACGGGCGCGTGCTGTACCTGGAAGTGCGGGAGTCCCAGAACCCCGTGCGCTATATCGCCACGCCGGGCGAACTGCGCGACGTGCATGTCAACTCGATCGGCCGCGCGATTCTTGGCGCCATGCCGGAAGAGGCGCGCGACGCGGCGCTGGCGAAGGTCTCGTTCCGGCCCCGCACCGAGCGCACCGTGGCCTCCCGTGCAGCGCTGGAGCAGGGCATCGCGCAGTGGCAGCAGCAAGGCTGGTATCCGAACTTCGGCGAGTCGTTTCCCGACCTGGGCGCGATCGCCGTGCCAGTGGACATCGGCGGGGTGGTGTATGGGATGTCCGTGGCCGGGCCGATCCATCGCGTCGAATCCAGCGTGGGGCCGATCGTCGACGCGCTGCGCAGCGGACAGGCTTCACTGAGGGGATAG
- a CDS encoding CoA transferase, which produces MTMQNAAATPRATGPLAGVRVVDMTSVGMGPYATQILADMGAEVIKVEAPAGDVFRHAEPALHAGMGATFLNLNRNKQFLVLDVKRADDLARLKDLIAGADVFISNVRPQSLRKLGLDYESLRASNPRLIYCGAYGYSETGPYAGMPAFDDIIQARSGLAQFQGANSTEGPQYVNTILADKVAGLTVAYAIPMALYERERSGQGQAIEVPMFETLVSFLAAEQLAGHTFVPEQGACGYPRVMSPHRKPYRTLDGYIALLPYTTPQWARFFALSGHAELAEDPRYIDPAARSANIDELYATLADIVSRKTTAQWLALLADADIPHSEVPAFEDVVQDPHLRATGMVFEYEHPTEGRLRGIGIPTRFSRTPGNIRTWAQALPSPDDA; this is translated from the coding sequence ATGACGATGCAGAACGCGGCAGCAACCCCGAGGGCCACCGGGCCGCTGGCAGGCGTGCGCGTAGTGGATATGACCTCGGTCGGGATGGGGCCGTACGCGACGCAGATCCTCGCCGACATGGGTGCCGAGGTGATCAAGGTGGAGGCGCCTGCCGGCGACGTCTTCCGGCATGCCGAGCCCGCGCTGCACGCGGGCATGGGCGCCACCTTCCTCAACCTGAACCGCAACAAGCAGTTCCTGGTGCTCGACGTGAAGCGCGCGGACGACCTGGCGCGGCTCAAGGACCTGATTGCCGGCGCCGACGTGTTCATCTCCAACGTGCGCCCGCAGTCGCTGCGCAAGCTGGGGCTGGACTACGAGTCGCTGCGCGCGTCCAACCCGCGCCTGATCTACTGCGGTGCCTACGGCTACTCGGAAACGGGGCCGTACGCCGGCATGCCCGCGTTCGATGACATCATCCAGGCACGCAGCGGCCTGGCGCAGTTCCAGGGTGCCAACAGCACCGAGGGTCCGCAGTACGTCAACACTATCCTCGCCGACAAGGTCGCCGGCCTGACGGTGGCCTATGCCATCCCGATGGCGCTGTACGAGCGCGAGCGCTCGGGGCAGGGCCAGGCCATCGAGGTGCCGATGTTCGAGACGCTGGTGTCGTTCCTTGCGGCGGAACAGCTTGCCGGGCATACGTTCGTGCCAGAGCAGGGCGCATGCGGCTACCCGCGCGTGATGTCGCCGCACCGCAAGCCTTACCGCACGCTGGACGGCTATATTGCGCTGCTGCCATATACCACGCCGCAATGGGCGCGCTTCTTCGCGCTGTCCGGTCATGCGGAACTTGCGGAAGATCCGCGCTATATCGACCCGGCGGCGCGCAGTGCCAATATCGACGAGCTGTATGCCACGCTGGCCGATATCGTCAGCCGCAAGACCACGGCGCAGTGGCTCGCGCTGCTGGCCGATGCCGACATCCCGCACAGCGAGGTGCCGGCATTCGAAGACGTGGTGCAGGACCCGCACCTGCGCGCCACCGGCATGGTGTTCGAGTACGAGCATCCGACCGAAGGGCGCCTGCGCGGCATCGGCATCCCGACGCGCTTCTCGCGCACGCCCGGCAATATCCGCACATGGGCGCAGGCGCTGCCGTCGCCGGACGATGCATGA
- a CDS encoding cytochrome b/b6 domain-containing protein: protein MQDKASFRVWDLVVRVTHWSVAVLVFWDLIEDSGGRLHRALGYVAAGLVLLRMLWGFVGSEHARFRAWVPQPAGVLAYSKALVQRRAPRFLSHTPLGAVMMLLMWALILALAVTGWMSRLDALWGEDWPIDIHGALADMLTALIIVHVLAAVVFSVTGKENLVLAMLTGRKRRNHDA from the coding sequence ATGCAGGACAAGGCTTCGTTCCGAGTCTGGGACCTGGTCGTCCGTGTCACGCACTGGAGCGTGGCGGTCCTGGTCTTCTGGGACCTGATCGAGGATTCCGGCGGCCGCCTGCACCGCGCGCTTGGCTATGTGGCCGCCGGTCTCGTGCTATTGCGCATGCTCTGGGGTTTTGTCGGCAGCGAGCATGCACGCTTCCGTGCGTGGGTGCCGCAGCCGGCTGGCGTGCTGGCCTACAGCAAGGCCTTGGTGCAGCGCCGCGCGCCGCGCTTCCTCAGCCACACGCCGCTTGGCGCGGTCATGATGCTGCTGATGTGGGCATTGATCCTGGCGCTGGCAGTCACCGGATGGATGTCGCGGCTCGATGCCCTGTGGGGCGAAGACTGGCCGATCGACATCCATGGCGCGCTCGCGGACATGCTGACCGCGCTGATCATCGTCCACGTGCTTGCCGCCGTGGTGTTCAGCGTGACCGGCAAGGAAAATCTGGTGCTGGCGATGCTGACGGGGCGCAAGCGCCGGAACCACGACGCTTAG
- a CDS encoding PepSY domain-containing protein, whose product MLKIIAFAAAAAVSTGALASAKCVSHPKSEWMAEADARAKIEAQGYVIKKFKVDGNCYEIYGTTKDGKKAEIYFDTKTLDIVKSEIGK is encoded by the coding sequence ATGCTCAAGATCATCGCCTTCGCCGCCGCCGCTGCGGTTTCTACCGGTGCACTCGCCAGTGCCAAGTGCGTGTCTCATCCAAAATCCGAATGGATGGCGGAAGCCGACGCCCGGGCCAAGATCGAGGCGCAGGGCTATGTCATCAAGAAGTTCAAGGTGGATGGCAACTGCTACGAGATCTACGGCACGACCAAGGACGGCAAGAAAGCGGAGATCTACTTCGACACCAAGACCCTGGATATCGTGAAGTCCGAGATTGGGAAATAA
- a CDS encoding TetR/AcrR family transcriptional regulator, with protein sequence MTEDTEDLSAQSRLLEATEQLIYSGGIHATGMDAIVKASGVARKSIYRLYPTKEALVSAALKNRDERWMAWFMRSTPATGEAFARVMSIFPAMRQWFESEGFHGCAFINATGETEDPQSEIRAVSRFHKQRLLAYLNELTQACGLPDPGETARQLLVLIDGATAVAMVSGDASAADSAGRAAAVLLESSRSVNGPSSSHH encoded by the coding sequence ATGACCGAAGATACCGAAGATCTCTCCGCGCAATCCAGGTTGCTCGAAGCCACCGAGCAGCTCATCTATTCGGGTGGCATACACGCCACTGGCATGGATGCCATCGTCAAGGCGTCGGGGGTGGCCCGCAAGAGCATCTACCGGCTCTATCCGACCAAGGAAGCGCTGGTGTCAGCGGCGCTCAAAAACCGTGACGAGCGCTGGATGGCGTGGTTCATGCGCTCGACCCCGGCTACGGGTGAAGCGTTTGCCCGCGTGATGTCGATCTTTCCGGCAATGCGGCAATGGTTCGAGTCTGAAGGCTTCCATGGTTGCGCCTTCATCAACGCGACGGGCGAGACAGAGGATCCGCAAAGCGAAATCCGCGCCGTTTCCAGGTTCCACAAGCAGCGCCTGCTGGCCTACCTCAATGAACTGACGCAGGCCTGTGGCTTGCCGGATCCCGGCGAAACCGCGCGGCAGCTACTCGTACTGATCGACGGCGCGACTGCCGTAGCGATGGTCAGCGGCGATGCCAGTGCCGCCGACAGCGCCGGCAGGGCCGCGGCCGTGCTGCTCGAATCTTCCCGGTCCGTCAATGGACCGTCTTCGTCCCACCATTGA
- a CDS encoding tripartite tricarboxylate transporter substrate binding protein: MKFAKQALLTLAVGCGAAMAMISPAGAAEPYPSKPIRLVVPFAAGSGTDAVARLTAKYLGESLKQPVVVDNRPGANGTIAAEFVAKAPADGYTLFMTTNTTHSANPSLMKQLRYDPVKDFTPVSRMGNLPFMLVVSPSLPVKTLPEFIAYAKAHPGMSYASGNSTGIVAGATLSKMAGLKMLHVPYKSTPPAMTDVIGGQVQVMFVDFAAGIANVKAGKLRALAVTTAQRSALLPDLPPLASQPELKGFDITSWNGIFAPAGTPAPVVERLNHELVAIASSKQYAPQFHAFGFEPFGSTPAELGQFVVAELQKWSRLVKDAGIEAE, translated from the coding sequence GTGAAGTTCGCAAAACAGGCTTTGCTCACCCTGGCGGTGGGCTGTGGTGCCGCCATGGCCATGATTTCCCCGGCGGGCGCGGCGGAACCTTATCCGTCCAAGCCGATCCGGCTGGTGGTGCCGTTCGCCGCGGGCAGCGGCACCGACGCGGTGGCGCGCCTGACGGCCAAATACCTCGGTGAATCGCTCAAGCAGCCGGTGGTCGTGGACAACCGGCCCGGCGCCAACGGCACCATCGCGGCCGAGTTCGTGGCCAAGGCGCCGGCTGATGGCTACACGCTGTTCATGACCACCAACACCACGCATTCGGCCAACCCGTCGCTGATGAAGCAGCTGCGCTACGACCCGGTGAAGGATTTCACGCCGGTCTCGCGCATGGGCAACCTGCCGTTCATGCTGGTGGTCAGCCCGTCGCTGCCGGTCAAGACGCTGCCGGAGTTCATTGCCTATGCCAAGGCGCACCCGGGCATGTCCTATGCGAGCGGCAACAGCACCGGCATCGTGGCCGGCGCCACGCTGTCGAAAATGGCCGGGCTGAAGATGCTGCACGTCCCCTACAAGAGCACGCCTCCGGCGATGACGGATGTGATCGGCGGCCAGGTGCAGGTCATGTTCGTCGATTTTGCCGCTGGCATCGCCAACGTCAAGGCCGGCAAGCTGCGCGCGCTGGCGGTGACCACCGCGCAGCGCAGCGCGCTGCTGCCGGACCTGCCGCCGCTGGCCAGCCAGCCTGAGCTCAAGGGATTCGATATCACCTCGTGGAACGGCATCTTTGCGCCGGCTGGCACGCCAGCGCCGGTGGTCGAGCGCCTGAACCATGAACTGGTGGCCATTGCCTCCAGCAAGCAGTACGCCCCGCAGTTCCACGCATTCGGCTTCGAACCGTTCGGCAGCACGCCGGCCGAGCTCGGCCAGTTCGTCGTGGCCGAACTGCAGAAGTGGTCGCGGCTGGTGAAGGACGCCGGCATCGAGGCTGAATAA
- a CDS encoding DUF3175 domain-containing protein, translating into MAAARSTRQSSKQRRHGRHARRWSKQVGEHSDALDLEPDTFKRTDPKEIAASLKRSAEHSRRRKGTAFQSAMSMLNFYINRAGRNLPKTQLNVLQRAKGKLREAFGRAP; encoded by the coding sequence GTGGCCGCAGCCAGATCCACACGACAGTCCAGCAAGCAGCGCCGCCATGGCCGCCATGCGCGCCGCTGGTCAAAGCAGGTCGGTGAACACAGTGACGCGCTGGACCTGGAACCCGACACCTTCAAGCGCACCGACCCGAAGGAAATCGCCGCTTCGCTGAAGCGCTCTGCCGAACACAGCCGCCGGCGCAAGGGCACGGCGTTCCAGTCAGCGATGTCGATGCTCAATTTCTACATCAACCGCGCGGGCCGCAACCTGCCGAAGACGCAGCTGAACGTACTCCAGCGTGCCAAGGGCAAGCTGCGCGAAGCCTTTGGGCGCGCGCCGTGA
- a CDS encoding amino acid aminotransferase translates to MFAHIEAFPGDPILSLNEDFQKDPRTEKVNLSIGIYFDDDGRLPVMQAVEKAEAALLADMGPRPYLPMSGLVAYRNAVQALVFGEDSPARAAGRVATLQTLGGSGALRVGADFLKRYFPQSQVWISDPSWENHRVVFERAGFTVNTYPYYDDATGGLKFDAMVDAIGKLPKQSIVLLHACCHNPTGVDLNQDQWRQLVGVLKAKELLPFVDMAYQGFGEGLEEDAFAIRELERQGVPCLVANSFSKNFSLYGERCGGLSVVCNSAGEAANVLGQLTGAVRANYSNPPTHGARVVAKVLTTPELRSLWQQELAEMCNRIARMRQAIHHNLRDHVSGEALSRYLTQRGMFTYTGLTAGQADRLREDHGVYLLRSGRMCVAGLNERNVTVVAKAIASVLGGK, encoded by the coding sequence ATGTTTGCACATATCGAGGCCTTTCCCGGTGACCCGATCCTTTCGCTCAACGAAGACTTCCAGAAAGACCCGCGCACCGAAAAGGTCAACCTGAGCATCGGCATCTACTTCGACGACGACGGCCGCCTGCCGGTGATGCAGGCCGTCGAAAAGGCGGAGGCCGCGCTGCTGGCCGACATGGGCCCGCGCCCCTATCTGCCGATGTCGGGCCTGGTGGCCTACCGCAATGCCGTGCAGGCCCTGGTGTTCGGCGAGGACAGCCCGGCCCGCGCCGCCGGCCGCGTCGCCACGCTGCAGACCCTGGGCGGCTCGGGCGCGCTGCGCGTCGGTGCCGACTTCCTCAAGCGCTACTTCCCGCAGTCGCAGGTATGGATCAGCGACCCGAGCTGGGAAAACCATCGCGTCGTGTTCGAGCGCGCCGGCTTCACCGTCAACACCTATCCCTACTATGACGATGCCACCGGTGGCCTGAAGTTCGACGCCATGGTCGACGCCATTGGCAAGCTGCCGAAACAAAGCATCGTGCTACTGCACGCTTGCTGCCATAACCCGACCGGCGTGGACCTGAACCAGGACCAGTGGCGCCAGCTCGTCGGCGTGCTCAAGGCGAAGGAACTGCTGCCGTTCGTCGACATGGCCTACCAGGGCTTCGGCGAAGGCCTGGAGGAAGATGCGTTCGCGATCCGCGAACTGGAGCGCCAGGGCGTGCCGTGCCTGGTGGCCAACTCGTTCTCGAAGAACTTCTCGCTGTACGGCGAGCGTTGCGGTGGCCTGAGCGTGGTGTGCAACAGCGCTGGCGAAGCGGCCAACGTGCTGGGCCAGCTGACCGGTGCGGTGCGTGCCAACTACAGCAACCCGCCGACGCATGGCGCACGCGTGGTGGCCAAGGTGCTGACCACGCCTGAGCTGCGCTCGCTGTGGCAGCAGGAACTGGCGGAGATGTGCAACCGCATCGCACGCATGCGCCAGGCCATCCACCACAACCTGCGCGACCATGTCAGCGGTGAAGCGCTGTCGCGTTACCTGACCCAGCGCGGCATGTTCACATACACCGGCCTCACCGCCGGCCAGGCCGACCGCCTGCGTGAAGACCACGGCGTGTACCTGCTGCGTTCTGGCCGCATGTGCGTGGCCGGGCTCAATGAACGCAATGTGACGGTGGTCGCCAAGGCCATCGCCAGCGTGCTCGGCGGCAAGTAA
- a CDS encoding nuclear transport factor 2 family protein, whose protein sequence is MTSNSEIRPPLPPFTRETAIEKVRLAEDGWNTRDAAKVSLAYSLDTRWRNRAEFANNREEARGFLERKWKKELDYRLIKELWAFGGNRIAVRYAYEWHDDSGNWFRSYGNENWEFGEDGLMINRYASINDMPIREADRKFHWPLGRRPDEHPGLSELGL, encoded by the coding sequence ATGACATCCAACTCCGAAATCCGTCCGCCGCTTCCGCCGTTCACGCGCGAAACCGCCATCGAGAAAGTCCGCCTGGCCGAAGACGGCTGGAATACGCGCGATGCCGCGAAAGTCTCGCTGGCCTACAGCCTGGATACTCGCTGGCGCAACCGCGCCGAGTTCGCCAATAACCGCGAAGAGGCACGCGGTTTCCTGGAGCGGAAATGGAAGAAGGAGCTCGACTACCGCCTGATCAAGGAGCTGTGGGCCTTCGGCGGCAACCGCATCGCCGTGCGCTATGCCTACGAATGGCACGATGACTCGGGCAACTGGTTCCGCTCCTACGGCAACGAGAACTGGGAGTTCGGCGAGGACGGACTGATGATCAACCGGTACGCCAGCATCAACGACATGCCGATCAGGGAGGCGGATCGCAAGTTCCACTGGCCGCTTGGCCGTCGTCCGGACGAGCATCCGGGGCTGTCGGAACTGGGGCTCTGA
- a CDS encoding class I fructose-bisphosphate aldolase yields the protein MDTASELQATVKAMVQPGKGLLAADESGPTIAKRFATIGVESNEENRRAWRSLLLSTPGLGAHISGVILYEETLGQRADDGTPLPELCARQGIVPGIKVDKGKVPLVNAPGDEITEGLDGLPKRLEGYRQQGARFAKWRAVINVSDTLPGALAVQANAQVLAAYAAICQAAAIVPIVEPEVLMDGDHSMARCAAVTERVLHAVFHALHRYGVVFEHMVLKPSMVIAGKKCAQQGSVQDVASETVRALKRTVPAAVPGIFFLSGGQTPEQATANLDAMNRLGPMPWPLSFSYGRALQEPPLAAWRGQAANLGTAQQALLKRSLLNGKACLGQYEAAQETMKEGA from the coding sequence ATGGATACCGCAAGCGAACTGCAGGCCACGGTGAAAGCCATGGTGCAGCCGGGCAAGGGATTGCTCGCCGCCGACGAAAGCGGCCCCACCATTGCCAAGCGCTTCGCCACCATCGGCGTGGAGTCGAATGAAGAAAACCGCCGTGCATGGCGCAGCCTGCTGTTGTCGACGCCAGGGCTTGGCGCGCATATCAGCGGCGTGATCCTGTATGAGGAAACGCTGGGCCAGCGCGCCGACGACGGCACGCCGCTGCCCGAGCTTTGCGCGCGCCAGGGGATCGTGCCCGGCATCAAGGTCGACAAGGGCAAGGTGCCGCTCGTGAATGCGCCGGGCGACGAGATCACGGAAGGGCTGGATGGATTGCCGAAGCGGCTGGAGGGCTACCGCCAGCAGGGCGCACGCTTCGCCAAATGGCGTGCGGTGATCAATGTTTCGGACACCTTGCCCGGCGCGCTTGCCGTGCAGGCCAACGCGCAGGTGCTGGCCGCGTATGCGGCGATCTGCCAGGCAGCGGCCATCGTGCCGATCGTCGAGCCTGAAGTCCTGATGGACGGCGACCACAGCATGGCGCGCTGCGCGGCCGTGACCGAACGCGTGCTGCATGCGGTGTTCCATGCGCTTCATCGCTATGGCGTGGTCTTCGAACACATGGTGCTCAAGCCGAGCATGGTGATCGCCGGCAAGAAGTGCGCGCAGCAGGGATCCGTGCAGGACGTGGCCAGCGAGACCGTGCGCGCGCTCAAGCGCACGGTGCCGGCGGCGGTGCCCGGCATCTTCTTCCTGTCAGGCGGACAGACCCCCGAACAGGCGACCGCGAACCTCGATGCCATGAACCGGCTCGGCCCGATGCCGTGGCCGCTGAGCTTCTCCTACGGACGCGCGCTGCAGGAGCCGCCGCTCGCCGCATGGCGCGGACAGGCGGCTAATCTCGGAACGGCGCAGCAGGCACTGCTGAAGCGCTCGTTGCTCAATGGCAAGGCTTGCCTGGGGCAGTATGAAGCGGCGCAGGAGACGATGAAGGAAGGCGCCTGA
- a CDS encoding acyl-CoA dehydrogenase family protein yields MNFDLSAEQQSIVEAVQQVCAQFDMEYWNKLDVSHIYPHEFYKTLCEGGWLGVAMPEQYGGAGLGILEAALVMQTISESGAGMSGASAVHMNVFGLNPVVVFGTDEQKARFLPPLIAGKEKACFGVTEPDAGLDTTKLKTYARKVEGGYSVTGRKIWISTAQVADRMLLLARTTPLESVKKPTEGLSLFYTKVDRSKIEIREIDKMGRSAVDTNMLFIDDLFIPEEDRIGEEGRGFEYILHGLNPERILIAAEAIGLGRAALAIATQYAKERVVFGRPIGMNQGVQHPLAQAWMQLEAANLMMLKAAARYDAGESCGAEANTAKYLAAEAGHNACQTAILTLGGMGYSREYRVERLLRESYIPRIAPVSPQLIMCFIAERVLGLPKSY; encoded by the coding sequence ATGAATTTCGATCTCTCCGCCGAACAGCAGTCGATCGTCGAAGCCGTGCAGCAGGTCTGCGCACAGTTCGACATGGAGTACTGGAACAAGCTGGACGTCTCTCACATCTATCCGCACGAGTTCTACAAGACCCTGTGCGAAGGCGGCTGGCTGGGCGTGGCCATGCCCGAGCAGTACGGCGGCGCGGGGCTGGGCATCCTGGAAGCGGCGCTGGTCATGCAGACTATCTCCGAGTCCGGCGCTGGCATGAGCGGTGCGTCGGCGGTGCACATGAACGTGTTCGGGCTGAACCCGGTCGTGGTGTTCGGCACCGACGAGCAGAAGGCGCGCTTCCTGCCGCCGCTGATCGCGGGCAAGGAGAAGGCCTGCTTCGGCGTGACCGAGCCCGACGCGGGCCTCGATACCACCAAGCTCAAGACCTACGCGCGCAAGGTGGAGGGCGGCTATTCGGTGACGGGCCGCAAGATCTGGATCTCGACCGCGCAGGTGGCCGACCGCATGCTGCTGCTGGCGCGCACCACGCCGCTGGAATCGGTGAAGAAGCCGACCGAAGGCCTGTCGCTGTTCTACACGAAGGTGGACCGCAGCAAGATCGAGATCCGCGAGATCGACAAGATGGGCCGCTCGGCCGTCGATACCAACATGCTGTTCATCGACGACCTGTTCATCCCCGAAGAAGACCGCATCGGCGAGGAAGGGCGCGGCTTCGAGTACATCCTGCATGGCCTGAACCCCGAACGCATCCTGATCGCCGCCGAGGCCATCGGCCTGGGCCGCGCGGCGCTGGCCATTGCGACGCAGTATGCGAAGGAGCGCGTGGTGTTCGGCCGGCCCATCGGCATGAACCAGGGCGTGCAGCATCCGCTCGCGCAGGCGTGGATGCAGCTTGAAGCGGCCAACCTGATGATGCTCAAGGCCGCCGCGCGCTACGACGCGGGCGAGTCCTGCGGCGCCGAGGCCAACACCGCCAAGTACCTGGCGGCCGAAGCGGGCCACAATGCCTGCCAGACCGCGATCCTGACGCTGGGCGGCATGGGCTACTCGCGCGAGTACCGCGTCGAGCGGCTGCTGCGCGAGTCGTATATCCCGCGTATTGCGCCGGTGAGCCCGCAGCTCATCATGTGCTTCATTGCCGAGCGCGTGCTGGGCCTGCCCAAGTCGTACTGA